TAGTGTGGTTGCTATAGTTTTCAAAAACCCTATTCAAGGAGTTGAAAGAGTTAATTTGGCTAGCTTGTTAAGTAATATGCCATGTCTTGGGGATTTACTTGTCGACGGATATTTTCTCCAAGTATTATTCGAATCTCAattttttatatttagtttttaatctTCATCATATAGTGTTTGAGCAAGAGAACCTTACTATTCCTCTCCAGTGTATCGTTAGTTCTCATATATTCTTTTATATCGTCTTCCATATCTTTCTTTGATAGCTTAAAATCTTACTTTCACTCTCACAGTTTTGTATTACAGAAAATATGCCCAAGTGGCTTCCACACCCTGCTAATAGTTTAAAGTTTCTCAATTTACAAAACTTCAAATTTGGTGACTTGTTTCAACTTCAAGGTGTTTTATGCATTCTTCGGAACTCACCTTACTTAGAACGAATCAATGTGACTAGTCAGGTAAACTATCTTTTTCCTCTGTTTCTCTGTTGGGTGTGCTTCTATTTAAGGTAGGTACTTTCAATGCACGGTCTCCCTTTTAATGTATTTTCAGGGTCTTCGGAACGTGCATTTGGATGTCAACCCAGCTTTAACTTATTTGGAAACGTCTAACTATTTGGACCAGACATTGAACCGGTCAAAAACTATAAATATCTTTTATGTAGAAAGATCATGACCGTTGTTGCTCTTTATAAAGCTTTTACTTTATCATTCTCCCACTCTTGAAAACATATCAATCCGACCCCATGCAACTGCTGATGCTAATGAAAAGTACAACTTCGCTAAGGATGTTATGCGGTTCCCACGAGCTTCCATAAAAGCAGAGCTTCTTTTCTTGGATCCGTAACCATAATTCATTAATAATTTTAGTTGCATTGCACTTCATTTATTTATatctaaattatatttattttataattatatgtcATTTTCATTTTCCATGTTTTGTATGTTGTGGGACATGTCAATTAATACATAAAATTGGAAAGTTGGTTGATGCAGAATTCTAGTTCTTTGTATATAATGTTTTGGTAAAGTCAATAattggtaagaaatgagattttggtTTACCATGATCATAATTTGAATCATGCAGCTTCACATTGGTCACGAGATGACAAAGTTTTCCTCAACAACCAATGGTTGACACCAAATCAAGATCTTTAAAACTAATGAACAACAACAATTGAGCCACCAATCAAACAAGCTTCCGCACCAACTCTTTGAAGATCTTATCAAGACAATAACATTCAAAGAAACAAACCAAAGTCCAATCAAGGAGGAGCAAGAGAACGCAATAATAGAGGGGGAGCAAGAGAATTGATCAATATAGGGGGAGCCAAATTATCACACTACTCAAGCTTCGTCATAACAAAGCTCTTTCTCATTAACAAGACAAGTCAACAACAAGTCAACAACATCATTTCAAGGCAACACAATCAACAATCATACAAGATAATCAACAAATCTTCACTGGCTACCAAAATCAACTGCCTACAAAGAAGACAAGAGAAATCAATTTACATTCACCAAAGAcaacttgaaagtgtttggaagttattccacatcggtcatggacaaaaacaaatgtatgcatataagtcaaatgggaagtccctctatcaccaattgattttagaaaagGGTGAACTCTAGAACTTATGTGTCGTACATGTTGTTAGACTATATgatttatcaattctgtcatggtatcagagcttaggtggaCGGTTTGTTCTACAGCGAGTCCGAGTCAGGCTCCCATGAGTGTGGcgccgtcgctacaaagagattGAGTCAGGCCTTCTTCTTACTGCCATCTCTACAAGcgttccacgcctcgatgtgagggggcgtgtttggaagttatcccacatcggtcatggacaaaaacaaatgtatgcatataagtcaaatgggaagtctctctatcaccaattgatttttGAAAAGGGTGAACTTTAGGACTTTTGAAAAGGGTGAACTCTAGGACTTATGTGTCGTACATGTTGTTAGACTATATGATTTATCAATTCTGTCACAAAGCCTTCAATAAGTCTTCCTCAAAGAAGTTCAAAGACTAAAGATGGTCAACGACAAACTGcatctaagggggagattgttaagtCTAATTTTAGATGCAATTTGTATTTAGTCTTAGGAGTATAAATACCTCCACCTAGCTTAGTGATAAAGCTAACCTTTAGACAACTCTCATTTATACCAATTCCCTCACACCTCACAAACACACACTTAGCCAATTCTCTCAACCCTCACTTTTGTAATCACTCTCTCAACTTGTAATCTTGACATATAGTTGTGTTTAATTAtgtgtttatcatcatcatcattcatcatcatctgaATCATACAACATCTATTATCATCTATATACATAgtgcatacatatacatatagatacaacatatatatacattcatttCACTGTTTCATTCAAAATCGTATGCAAGCATGAATTAATCTGGTTTCTAGAAATATCAATCAATTTTGCCAGTAAGCTTCCTCCAGTGGAAAGAACGTATTATCAATCAAAGCTGGCCATACAGGTGACAAAAGGTAATCATCTGAAGATAGTTTAGCAGCAGATACATCTTGAGTGATGATATGATTCCATGACTTGTAATAAGCCAACGGATCTTCTTCTTTCTTGTTTTTCTCACCATACACTAGGCTAATCCCATACTCACTTAAATGTGCATAATCTTGTCCATTACCAAACTGATTCACATATGATGAAGAAGAGTACGAAGAAGCGTAATTAGTTTTTGCATTGAAATGAACACTAACTTCATCGCCAACTTCAAACTCATTGTTCTCAAACATCCAATGGCTTAACCACACTATAACTTCATTAGAATTTGATAAAATATACGCTATAGGTTGGTATATCCAGGAGAAGTTCTTTGTCAAATTCTTTATTGCAATTCTTGGAGGAAGATCCATAGATATGTTTGAGAGAAAACCCACAATGCATACATTTAGCCCACGAATCCGGCAATTCTTTTGATCTGATTGCAAGGTTATTGATGATGACCCATTGCTTCAATGAGTGAAGGACTTTGGAACCTCTTGGCCTTTAAGATATTTGCTGAATATTCGATGTTCATAAAGCATCTGTCATAACCAGCTTTTGTTAATTAGCTTCAATCACTTGAATTTACTTAACATAAGGAAAAATGGGAATATAGATGAAGAGACATTCACCTGTGTTGATTGAATTTTTTCTGGGTAGGAGTAGT
This genomic stretch from Rutidosis leptorrhynchoides isolate AG116_Rl617_1_P2 chromosome 11, CSIRO_AGI_Rlap_v1, whole genome shotgun sequence harbors:
- the LOC139875168 gene encoding uncharacterized protein, giving the protein MLELENCIIKPPIDFQGFLYLEKLLLRNIEFGANLHGTIINLPQFKMLKLVACTNVDNFKIKSTKLFRLLVLNCPDATLLPLLHTKCLSVVAIVFKNPIQGVERVNLASLLSNMPCLGDLLVDGYFLQLKILLSLSQFCITENMPKWLPHPANSLKFLNLQNFKFGDLFQLQGVLCILRNSPYLERINVTSQLLLYHSPTLENISIRPHATADANEKYNFAKDVMRFPRASIKAELLFLDP